A single genomic interval of Gloeocapsa sp. PCC 73106 harbors:
- a CDS encoding universal stress protein, with translation MSKTCLICTDFTDGLDRLTEFVPDLAQSNLGHIIFFHSVSLEKQGQVPREDSKAIKEAETRLATALNNVPEHVKVSIEVLSGNPAESIERVLENYMVDLIMLGTPIRSGWKETIFGSTSTAIAKLTEAPLLIIRPQLISTYTREELSLRCQHLLRYLLIPYDDGENSHYMIKHLVNHLNRFPDNKIEQCMLVFVVEEVSRSQELTANNFAIAQAKIEEVQRELESVGLKVNTEVRYGEPVAETLKAAVAFDISAIAIANDYQTNLLQWTVPNFAKELLHRSWFPLLFFSPKR, from the coding sequence ATGTCAAAGACTTGCTTAATCTGCACAGATTTTACAGACGGACTAGACCGTTTAACTGAGTTTGTCCCCGATTTGGCTCAGAGTAATTTAGGTCATATAATTTTTTTTCACAGCGTCTCCCTGGAAAAACAGGGCCAAGTACCCAGGGAAGACTCCAAAGCAATTAAAGAAGCCGAGACTAGATTAGCTACTGCTCTGAATAATGTACCCGAACACGTTAAAGTATCAATAGAAGTACTTTCGGGAAACCCTGCCGAATCGATTGAAAGGGTTTTAGAAAACTATATGGTAGACTTGATTATGCTGGGTACGCCTATCAGAAGTGGTTGGAAAGAGACGATTTTTGGCAGTACAAGTACAGCGATCGCTAAACTAACAGAGGCGCCTTTACTAATTATCCGTCCTCAGTTGATTTCTACCTACACCAGAGAAGAATTATCTCTGCGTTGTCAGCATTTATTAAGATATTTATTGATACCCTATGACGATGGGGAAAATTCCCATTACATGATTAAACATCTAGTCAACCACCTGAATCGATTCCCAGACAATAAAATTGAGCAGTGTATGCTAGTGTTTGTAGTCGAAGAGGTAAGTCGTTCTCAAGAGCTAACAGCTAATAACTTTGCTATAGCCCAAGCTAAAATCGAGGAAGTACAACGAGAATTAGAGTCTGTCGGTCTAAAAGTCAATACAGAAGTAAGATACGGAGAGCCAGTAGCTGAGACTTTAAAAGCGGCTGTAGCTTTTGACATTAGTGCGATCGCCATTGCTAATGATTATCAGACAAACCTACTGCAATGGACGGTACCCAATTTTGCCAAGGAGTTACTACACCGCAGTTGGTTCCCTTTGTTGTTTTTCTCGCCTAAACGTTAG
- a CDS encoding NblA/ycf18 family protein produces the protein MPESMSLSLEQQFNLRSFETQVQKMSHAQAQEFLVKLYEQMIVRENLYKEFLKHQWGL, from the coding sequence ATGCCAGAATCAATGAGTCTATCTCTAGAACAACAGTTCAACTTACGTTCGTTTGAAACTCAGGTACAGAAAATGAGCCATGCACAGGCTCAGGAATTTTTAGTTAAACTCTACGAACAAATGATTGTCAGAGAGAACCTCTATAAGGAATTTCTCAAACATCAGTGGGGTTTATAG
- a CDS encoding RNA-binding protein, with protein sequence MSVRLYVGNLPTKQPIEREDLKSLFAEVGETVSTPKVPKDRKGNCKGFAFITVANDELATEIIEKYNGQEFMGSLLKIEKALPRTKAEEGEEETTTSSSEQPTVVKPTKRGTSTPKRNRKESQNNTPKTDSQSIQPDPRWAQELALLKERLATQTSNS encoded by the coding sequence ATGTCTGTTCGTCTTTACGTAGGTAATTTACCGACCAAACAGCCTATTGAGAGAGAAGATCTTAAATCACTATTTGCCGAAGTGGGTGAAACAGTCTCTACTCCCAAGGTTCCCAAAGATCGCAAAGGCAATTGTAAAGGCTTTGCGTTTATTACCGTAGCTAACGATGAACTAGCTACAGAAATCATAGAAAAATACAACGGTCAAGAATTTATGGGTAGTCTCTTAAAAATAGAAAAAGCCTTACCCCGGACCAAAGCAGAAGAAGGAGAAGAGGAAACCACCACCAGCAGCAGCGAACAACCAACTGTAGTCAAGCCGACGAAACGCGGTACAAGTACACCCAAGCGCAATCGCAAAGAAAGCCAAAACAACACACCTAAAACTGATTCCCAGTCAATTCAGCCAGATCCTCGTTGGGCCCAAGAATTAGCCCTACTCAAAGAAAGACTGGCCACTCAAACGAGTAACTCATAA